Proteins encoded together in one Olsenella timonensis window:
- the rpsH gene encoding 30S ribosomal protein S8, producing MKITDPISDMLTRIRNANAANKAEVSMPSTKVLVEVARVICEEGYIAGYEVEDTTPQKTLHITLKYGARHAKVIRGIRRISKPGLRIYSTADKLPRVLGGLGTAVISTSKGMMCDRDARKQGIGGEVIAYVW from the coding sequence ATGAAGATCACTGATCCCATTTCCGACATGCTGACGCGCATCCGCAACGCGAACGCAGCCAACAAGGCCGAGGTGTCCATGCCCTCGACCAAGGTGCTCGTCGAGGTTGCGCGCGTCATCTGCGAGGAGGGCTACATCGCGGGCTACGAGGTCGAGGACACCACCCCGCAGAAGACCCTCCACATCACCCTCAAGTACGGCGCTCGCCACGCCAAGGTGATTCGCGGCATCCGTCGCATCTCCAAGCCCGGCCTGCGCATCTACTCCACCGCGGACAAGCTCCCGCGCGTGCTCGGCGGCCTCGGCACCGCCGTCATCTCCACCTCCAAGGGCATGATGTGCGACCGCGACGCCCGCAAGCAGGGCATCGGCGGCGAGGTCATCGCCTACGTCTGGTAA
- the rplF gene encoding 50S ribosomal protein L6: protein MSRIGKQPVQVPAGVTVTVNGSTVTVKGGKGELTRTFSDLVKIEEEGEELHVVRVDESTASNAQQGLTRTLLHNMVVGVSEGFEKKLELTGVGYRATLKGKDLDLSLGYSHPVLYPAPDNITFEVPDNTHITVKGISKEQVGQVAAEIRMKRPPEPYKGKGIHYEGEHIRRKLGKAAK, encoded by the coding sequence GTGTCTCGTATTGGTAAGCAGCCTGTCCAGGTTCCGGCCGGAGTCACTGTGACAGTCAACGGTTCCACCGTCACCGTCAAGGGCGGCAAGGGTGAGCTCACCCGTACCTTCTCCGACCTCGTGAAGATCGAGGAGGAGGGCGAGGAGCTCCACGTCGTCCGCGTTGACGAGTCCACCGCCTCCAACGCCCAGCAGGGTCTCACCCGCACCCTCCTCCACAACATGGTCGTGGGCGTCTCCGAGGGCTTTGAGAAGAAGCTCGAGCTCACCGGCGTCGGCTACCGTGCCACGCTCAAGGGCAAGGACCTCGACCTCTCCCTCGGCTACTCGCACCCGGTGCTCTACCCGGCCCCCGACAACATCACCTTCGAGGTGCCCGACAACACCCACATTACCGTCAAGGGCATCTCCAAGGAGCAGGTCGGCCAGGTCGCGGCCGAGATCCGCATGAAGCGCCCGCCCGAGCCGTACAAGGGCAAGGGCATTCACTACGAGGGCGAGCACATCCGCAGGAAGCTCGGCAAGGCCGCCAAGTAG
- the rplR gene encoding 50S ribosomal protein L18, translating into MNKQQAKKAGLKRRERRVRAKIFGTAERPRLSVHRTNAHIYAQVIDDADGKTICSASTLDPEFRATGKIGSNKEAAEFVGELVGKRAVEKGVTEVTFDRGGRIYHGRVKALADGARNAGLKF; encoded by the coding sequence ATGAACAAGCAGCAGGCGAAGAAGGCCGGTCTCAAGCGCCGCGAGCGCCGCGTCCGCGCCAAGATCTTCGGCACCGCTGAGCGTCCGCGCCTCAGCGTGCACCGCACCAACGCACACATCTACGCCCAGGTCATCGACGATGCCGACGGCAAGACCATCTGCTCTGCCTCGACCCTCGACCCGGAGTTCCGCGCCACGGGCAAGATCGGCTCCAACAAGGAGGCCGCCGAGTTCGTGGGCGAGCTCGTGGGCAAGCGCGCCGTCGAGAAGGGCGTCACCGAGGTCACCTTCGACCGCGGTGGTCGCATCTATCACGGCCGTGTCAAGGCTCTGGCAGACGGTGCCCGCAACGCGGGCCTGAAGTTCTAG
- the rpsE gene encoding 30S ribosomal protein S5: MARDRKRQQDTDLQERVVFIHRVSKTVKGGRRMSLVALVAVGDGKGNVGLGMGKSAEVPLAISKGVEDAKKNMFHVPVTETGTIPHAVEGHYGAGHVLIKPAIEGTGVIAGGPVRPLFELAGITNVLSKSLGTNNAMNIIKAAAEGLKELSSPAQTAERRGITVSEMFAGKEN; encoded by the coding sequence ATGGCACGAGATCGCAAGCGCCAGCAGGACACGGATCTTCAGGAGCGCGTCGTCTTCATCCACCGTGTCTCCAAGACCGTCAAGGGCGGCCGTCGCATGTCCCTCGTCGCCCTCGTCGCCGTCGGTGACGGCAAGGGCAACGTCGGCCTCGGCATGGGCAAGTCCGCCGAGGTGCCCCTGGCCATTTCCAAGGGCGTCGAGGACGCCAAGAAGAACATGTTCCACGTTCCCGTCACCGAGACGGGCACCATCCCGCACGCCGTCGAGGGCCACTACGGCGCCGGCCACGTGCTGATCAAGCCGGCCATCGAGGGTACCGGCGTCATCGCCGGCGGCCCCGTCCGCCCGCTGTTCGAGCTCGCTGGCATCACCAACGTGCTCTCCAAGTCCCTCGGCACCAACAACGCCATGAACATCATCAAGGCCGCCGCCGAGGGCCTCAAGGAGCTCTCCAGCCCCGCTCAGACCGCCGAGCGCCGCGGCATCACGGTCAGCGAGATGTTCGCCGGGAAGGAGAACTAA
- the rpmD gene encoding 50S ribosomal protein L30, which yields MAESLKIKLVRSAVASVKKDQTATCRALGLRKIGDVVEQPDNPSIRGMIFKVKHLVDVEEN from the coding sequence ATGGCTGAGTCCCTCAAGATCAAGCTCGTCCGCAGCGCCGTCGCCTCCGTCAAGAAGGACCAGACGGCCACCTGCCGTGCCCTCGGCCTCCGCAAGATCGGTGACGTCGTGGAGCAGCCGGACAACCCGAGCATCCGTGGAATGATCTTCAAGGTCAAGCACCTTGTCGACGTGGAAGAGAACTAG
- the rplO gene encoding 50S ribosomal protein L15 — translation MQLNDLRPAEGSRKNRKRIGRGNSSGHGTTAGRGTKGQLSRSGGGKGKGFEGGQQPLAMRLPKLPGFKNHNRVEYAPVNVARLDALFADGETVDADSLVAKGVIKHNYIPVKVLGDGELTKKLTVKVDKVSASAQAKIEAAGGKVEQAC, via the coding sequence ATGCAGCTCAACGATCTGCGTCCCGCGGAGGGCTCGCGCAAGAACCGCAAGCGCATCGGCCGCGGTAACTCGTCCGGGCACGGCACCACTGCCGGCCGCGGCACCAAGGGCCAGCTCTCCCGCTCCGGCGGCGGCAAGGGCAAGGGCTTCGAGGGCGGCCAGCAGCCGCTCGCCATGCGCCTGCCCAAGCTCCCCGGCTTCAAGAACCACAACCGCGTCGAGTACGCCCCGGTGAACGTCGCGCGCCTCGACGCGCTGTTCGCCGACGGTGAGACCGTCGACGCCGACTCCCTGGTTGCCAAGGGCGTCATCAAGCACAACTATATTCCCGTGAAGGTCCTCGGCGACGGCGAGCTCACCAAGAAGCTCACCGTCAAGGTGGACAAGGTCTCCGCCTCTGCCCAGGCCAAGATCGAGGCGGCCGGAGGAAAGGTCGAGCAGGCGTGCTAA
- the secY gene encoding preprotein translocase subunit SecY yields MLKGIANAFRVPELRQKLLLTAAILLLYRFGAYLPVPGAPFQDLLGAYQSGLSESGAMAVLNLFSGGALSRMSVFSLGIMPYITAQIILQLLQAVIPSLGELAREGEAGQRRITQYTRYLTIGLALLNAIGYLFLFRSYGVTLANAGAPELLLDIMIVFTMVVGAMLIMWLGEIITQRGVGNGMSLIIFANIMSGLPTSLISSVTSTGNVVLTIVTLLIIIAIIPLIVFVERGQRRIPIQYAKRVVGRRMMGGQATYLPIKVNTAGVVPIIFASAILYLPAQLAVFFPTVDWVQAFANALSSGWINWVLSVVLIVAFAYFYSSMVFNPTETADQLRKQGGFIPGVRPGAATAAYIKSAIDHVTLPGALFMAVLAVVPTIIFWFTGNSLIQAFGGTSVLIMVGVAMDTLSSIESQLKMHNYDGFFK; encoded by the coding sequence GTGCTAAAGGGAATCGCCAACGCGTTTCGCGTTCCGGAACTCAGGCAGAAGCTGCTGCTGACGGCGGCGATTCTGCTGCTGTATCGCTTCGGCGCCTACCTGCCCGTTCCGGGCGCGCCGTTCCAGGACCTGCTCGGTGCCTACCAGAGCGGGCTCTCTGAGAGCGGCGCCATGGCGGTGCTCAACCTGTTCTCAGGTGGAGCGCTCTCCCGCATGTCCGTGTTCAGCCTCGGCATCATGCCCTACATCACCGCGCAGATCATTCTGCAGCTGCTGCAGGCCGTGATACCGTCCCTCGGCGAGCTCGCCCGCGAGGGCGAGGCCGGTCAGCGCCGGATCACCCAGTACACGCGCTACCTCACGATCGGCCTCGCCCTGCTCAACGCCATCGGCTACCTGTTCCTGTTCCGCAGCTATGGCGTGACGCTCGCGAACGCCGGCGCCCCCGAGCTCCTCCTCGACATCATGATCGTCTTCACGATGGTCGTCGGGGCGATGCTCATCATGTGGCTTGGCGAGATCATCACCCAGCGCGGCGTCGGCAACGGCATGTCGCTCATCATCTTCGCGAACATCATGTCCGGTCTGCCCACCTCGCTCATCTCCTCGGTCACCAGCACCGGCAACGTCGTCCTCACGATTGTCACGCTGCTGATCATCATCGCCATCATCCCGCTCATCGTGTTCGTGGAGCGCGGCCAGCGCCGCATCCCCATCCAGTACGCCAAGCGCGTCGTGGGGCGCCGCATGATGGGCGGCCAGGCGACCTACCTCCCCATCAAGGTCAACACCGCCGGCGTCGTGCCCATCATCTTCGCCTCGGCGATCCTGTACCTCCCGGCGCAGCTGGCGGTCTTCTTCCCGACGGTCGACTGGGTGCAGGCCTTTGCCAACGCCCTCTCCTCCGGCTGGATCAACTGGGTGCTCTCGGTCGTCCTCATCGTCGCCTTCGCGTACTTCTACTCCTCGATGGTCTTCAACCCCACCGAGACCGCCGACCAGCTGCGCAAGCAGGGTGGCTTCATCCCCGGCGTCCGTCCGGGCGCGGCCACCGCGGCCTACATCAAGAGCGCGATCGACCACGTGACGCTGCCGGGCGCGCTCTTCATGGCGGTCCTCGCCGTGGTGCCCACGATCATCTTCTGGTTCACGGGCAACTCGCTCATCCAGGCGTTTGGCGGCACCTCCGTCCTGATCATGGTCGGCGTCGCCATGGACACGCTCTCCTCCATCGAGAGCCAGCTCAAGATGCACAACTACGACGGCTTCTTCAAGTAG
- a CDS encoding adenylate kinase gives MNIVLLGAPGAGKGTQAQKLVAEYGLAHISTGDLLRAAIKEGSKLGKKAKGYMDEGKLVPDDLVIDLVKERLEADDAQKGFILDGFPRNTAQAVTLDSELAEMGRTLDAALLVSVEPDVIVERLSSRRTCRSCGYTAPAGVDECPRCGGEMYQRDDDKPETIQHRLDVYQSQTAPLVEYYRGHSILKEVDGDRPVDEVYADVKVLLGL, from the coding sequence ATGAACATCGTTCTTCTCGGCGCCCCCGGAGCGGGCAAAGGAACCCAGGCACAGAAGCTCGTTGCCGAGTATGGCCTGGCCCACATCTCTACTGGCGACCTCCTGCGCGCTGCCATCAAGGAGGGCTCCAAGCTCGGCAAGAAGGCCAAGGGCTACATGGACGAGGGCAAGCTCGTGCCCGACGACCTGGTGATCGACCTGGTCAAGGAGCGCCTCGAGGCCGATGACGCCCAGAAGGGCTTCATCCTCGACGGTTTCCCGCGCAACACCGCCCAGGCCGTCACGCTCGACTCCGAGCTCGCCGAGATGGGGCGCACCCTCGACGCCGCGCTGCTCGTTTCCGTGGAGCCCGACGTCATCGTCGAGCGCCTGAGCTCCCGCCGCACCTGCCGCTCCTGCGGCTACACCGCGCCCGCCGGCGTCGACGAGTGCCCGCGCTGCGGCGGCGAGATGTACCAGCGTGACGACGACAAGCCCGAGACGATCCAGCACCGCCTCGACGTCTATCAGTCCCAGACCGCCCCGCTCGTCGAGTACTACCGCGGTCACTCCATCCTCAAGGAGGTTGACGGAGACCGCCCGGTCGACGAGGTGTACGCCGACGTCAAGGTTCTCCTCGGTCTATGA